The following coding sequences are from one Liolophura sinensis isolate JHLJ2023 chromosome 12, CUHK_Ljap_v2, whole genome shotgun sequence window:
- the LOC135479071 gene encoding serine/Arginine-related protein 53-like, translated as MGGYSDSSDEDRRRRKKKKRRSLSRSREASVGSSVSSRKSAKHKSKKKKRQRSRSRSPDAKYSRRRSRSPSRDRGYRRSRSRSRGYDRRSRSRSYDRGRRRSRSRSRGRGSYSRERKYRRSRSRDRRSRSRSFSRKRSYSHDRRSGSRGSTRHRGRRSRSSSQDSRLDAFKKDKDDPCAQVPGFSDMTPADQAKVRMQLALRAAAAADEKLKEQGVLLNPKAAMSAGEQRKFNQAVQSIEKESFAPAAFTSNRDDPSTKEEDELGRSRLERNHDTAIFGSTKLDIKLDPSERTNVVYNGAMSLAHPNLQKTTQEKMSQWIEKLTALRRKKLEGDMLS; from the exons ATGGGAGGTTACTCTGACAGTAGTGATGAAGATCGAAGACgaaggaagaagaaaaagaggAGGTCTTTGTCGAG ATCCAGAGAAGCCAGTGTAGGTTCGTCAGTCAGTAGCCGAAAATCAGCAAAGCACAAGTCAAAGAAAAAGAAGCGACAGCGATCCAGAAGCAGATCCCCTGATGCCAAATACAGCAGACGAAGATCTAGATCTCCGAGTCGAGACAGAGGCTAcagaaggtcaaggtcaagatCAAGAGGGTACGATAGACGATCCAGATCAAGGTCATATGATAGAGGTCGCAGACGTTCAAGGAGCAGGAGTCGTGGACGTGGTTcgtacagcagagagagaaAATACCGTAGGTCTCGAAGCAGAGACAGGCGATCCAGGTCAAGAAGTTTTTCGAGAAAAAGGTCCTACAGTCATGACAGAAGATCAGGATCCCGTGGTTCTACCAGGCACAG GGGGAGGCGCTCTAGAAGTTCTTCTCAAGATAGCCGATTGGACGCTTTTAAGAAAGACAAAGA tGACCCATGTGCTCAAGTTCCTGGGTTTTCAGACATG ACGCCAGCAGATCAGGCTAAAGTGAGGATGCAGTTGGCCTTAAGAGCTGCAG CTGCTGCGGATGAGAAGCTGAAAGAACAGGGAGTATTATTAAACCCTAAGGCTGCTATGAGCGCTGGAGAGCAGAGGAAGTTCAATCAGGCAGTGCAATCCATCGAGAAAGAAAGCTTTGCTCCTGCTGCTTTCACCTCTAATAGAGACGATCCTTCCACTAAAGAG GAAGATGAGTTGGGAAGATCCCGCTTGGAGAGGAATCACGACACGGCCATCTTTGGTTCCACCAAACTGGACATCAAGCTCGACCCGTCAGAGAGAACGAATGTTGTGTACAATGGGGCCATGTCCCTGGCACATCCTAAT
- the LOC135479070 gene encoding transmembrane protein 256 homolog: MNSLNSLWEGCTSIVKSLPECVGLIPRDDVSKVVVQEVHMITGSREGRMFVRLAGIAGATAVMMAAYGAHAFKKKPNVEPSQILAFDNANQMHLVHSVALLGVPLTRRPRLVGTLMCMGIILFSGSCYCHALSGNTRVRTVTPYGGMALILGWLAMVF, encoded by the exons ATGAACTCCTTGAACAGTCTATGGGAAGGTTGTACGTCCATCGTGAAAAGTCTACCCGAGTGTGTGGGCCTGATACCCCGAGACGACGTCAGTAAAGTTGTGGTGCAGGAAGTCCATATGATTACGGGATCGAGGGAGGGGCGGATGTTCGTCCGCTTGGCGGGAATTGCCGGCGCTACAGCTGTCATGATGGCGGCCTACGGGGCACATG CTTTCAAGAAGAAGCCAAACGTCGAACCGTCACAGATATTG GCCTTTGACAATGCCAACCAAATGCATCTCGTGCATTCCGTGGCGTTGCTAGGTGTACCATTGACTAGAAGGCCTAGGCTG gtcgGTACTTTGATGTGTATGGGAATTATCCTTTTCAGCGGAAGCTGCTATTGTCATGCGTTGTCAGGGAACACTCGAGTAAGAACGGTAACTCCGTACGGCGGAATGGCCTTAATCCTGGGATGGCTTGCCATGGTGTTTTGA